CCCCAAGACTGAAACTGAAAGATAAAACCCATCAAAGCGAGAATGATCACGTGTCCCGCGGTCATGTTCGCTAAAAGTCGCACGGTAAGCGCAAATGTTTTTGCCATCGGAGAAACGAGAAACTCCAGAGGCCACATGATCAAATACAGAGGAAGAGGAACCCCGTTCGGAACGGAATGCCAGAGAAATTTCGGCCCTTGATAAATAAAACCCGCGGTATAAATGAGGAACATCGTAAGAAGCGCGAGAGTCATCGTAACGGAAATATCTCCGGTTACGGTGATACCGCTCCAAATCTTTGCGACAAAAGGAACCTCGTGATGAGAAGCATGTCCACCGTGAGCCACGATCAACTTTTCAGGAACCGGAGTGACGAGACCGATCTTGGTCGCCGCGATCACACCGTATTCTTTTCCGACTACAAGCAATTCTCCGACGGAAGGAACAAGTCCCATCAAGTTACAGAATAAAATAAAGAAGAACAAAGTGAAGATGTAGTGATAATAGCCGTGACCGTGTCCGTGCATACTTTCGTCCACGATGTCCTTGCGCAAGAAATTTACGAAAACTTCCACGGTGTTTGCAAAGCGGGATTGGATCTTCAGAGGATTTTTTGCGATGATTCTCGCCGCGGGAATAAAGACGATGAAAAGAAAAAACGCTACGATCCACATCATCGTGACGCGTTTCGTAATGTGCATATCGAAACCGCCGACATAGTGAAAACGTTTTCCTGTTTCGTGATCGGTAAAGATCGAGGAAGCGGAGGAATCAAAATCTGCTTCCCCTTCGAAAACCCTTATCCCACCGACATTAAACGGAAATTCGGCACTGTCCATCAAATGATGAACGATGACTTCGTTCAAATCGAAGACCTTATGCGAAGATTGCTCCGATGCAAATATTTGGATTGGTAAAAATACGACTAAGAGTGCAAAGAAGATAAACTTTTTTGTCATAAAAGAAGTCTGTTTTAGATACATTTTTTCGAATTAAAAAAGGGGACCGTCTCAAAATACGAACCGCCTATACAGAATTGGCGAAGCTCTCCGGTGTTTTTTATTTTATTACGCTTCCGGAAGACTCAAAGCTCGCGAATACAACTATTAGAAAGTGGCTGAAATGGGCAATCAAAAAACCGATTATAAAATCAGAACTATCGTTCTGCGAAACTGCGACCCAAACAGCGATTCCACTGCAAAAGAAAGAAGCCGCCATTATACCCATTTGAATTCCCACTCCTTTTTCGGGAAATCGGAGAATAGTAATCATCTTTAGAAGATAAAAAGGAACGAGTAAAAACAACGCAAGAACACTTCCGGAAAGAAATTTCCTCTCCGGATAAAAGACTTCGCAACCCGCCACCAAGACGAGAATCAAAACAGCAAATCCTAATAGATACTTTTTCCAACTCATTTTAGAATTCATAAGA
The nucleotide sequence above comes from Leptospira weilii. Encoded proteins:
- the atpB gene encoding F0F1 ATP synthase subunit A encodes the protein MYLKQTSFMTKKFIFFALLVVFLPIQIFASEQSSHKVFDLNEVIVHHLMDSAEFPFNVGGIRVFEGEADFDSSASSIFTDHETGKRFHYVGGFDMHITKRVTMMWIVAFFLFIVFIPAARIIAKNPLKIQSRFANTVEVFVNFLRKDIVDESMHGHGHGYYHYIFTLFFFILFCNLMGLVPSVGELLVVGKEYGVIAATKIGLVTPVPEKLIVAHGGHASHHEVPFVAKIWSGITVTGDISVTMTLALLTMFLIYTAGFIYQGPKFLWHSVPNGVPLPLYLIMWPLEFLVSPMAKTFALTVRLLANMTAGHVIILALMGFIFQFQSWGIVPVSIIGSGLIYVLEIFVAFLQAYIFVLLTSLFVGLSMHRH